A portion of the Blastochloris tepida genome contains these proteins:
- a CDS encoding NCS2 family permease, producing the protein MDTASPGRLSFLDRWFGVTASGSTVRTEAIAGLTTFLTMVYIVFVNPTILASAGMDKGAVFAATCIAAAVSTLVMALYAKYPIALAPGMGLNAFFAFTVVLSYHYSWQQALAAVFCSGVLFFLISVFRLREYVINAIPRNLKLAISAGVGLFLGIIALEQAKIVVAHPVTLVTLGSLREPAAILCLVGFVLIAALNSRRVLGGTLVGILAVTLIGLPLGLTTYGGVVAMPPSLAPTFLQLDFSRIYETAFLAVVISFLFIDVFDNAGTLIGVAHQAGLLDKDGRLPRMKQALVADSFAAMFGSLIGTSTTTSYIESTAGVAAGGRTGLTAAVVAVLFLLALFFAPLAGMIPAYASAAALLYVACLMTRGLAEIAWDDATEYAPAVVAAITMPLTYSIATGIGLGFITFVACKLAAGRFREVNIAAILLALVFVVKFAVP; encoded by the coding sequence ATGGACACGGCCAGCCCGGGGCGCCTGTCTTTCCTCGACCGCTGGTTCGGGGTGACGGCCAGCGGCTCCACGGTGCGCACGGAGGCGATCGCCGGCCTCACCACCTTCCTCACGATGGTCTACATCGTGTTCGTCAACCCGACGATTCTCGCCAGCGCCGGCATGGACAAGGGCGCGGTGTTCGCCGCCACCTGCATCGCCGCCGCGGTCAGCACGCTGGTGATGGCGCTCTACGCCAAATACCCCATCGCGCTGGCGCCGGGCATGGGGCTCAACGCCTTCTTCGCCTTCACCGTGGTGCTTTCATACCACTATTCCTGGCAGCAGGCGCTGGCGGCCGTGTTCTGCTCGGGCGTGCTGTTCTTTTTGATCTCGGTGTTCCGCCTGCGCGAATACGTCATCAACGCCATTCCGCGGAACCTCAAGCTCGCCATCTCGGCCGGCGTCGGCCTGTTTCTCGGCATCATCGCGCTGGAGCAGGCCAAGATCGTGGTCGCCCACCCGGTGACGCTGGTGACGCTGGGCAGCCTGCGCGAGCCGGCGGCGATTCTCTGCCTGGTCGGCTTCGTGCTGATCGCCGCGCTCAATTCCCGCCGCGTCCTCGGCGGCACGCTGGTCGGCATCCTCGCCGTGACATTGATCGGCCTGCCGCTCGGGCTCACGACCTATGGCGGCGTGGTGGCCATGCCGCCCTCGCTGGCGCCGACCTTCCTGCAGCTCGATTTCTCGCGCATCTACGAGACCGCGTTCCTGGCGGTGGTGATCAGCTTCCTGTTCATCGACGTGTTCGACAATGCCGGCACCCTGATCGGCGTCGCCCATCAGGCCGGCCTGCTGGACAAGGACGGGCGCCTGCCGCGCATGAAGCAGGCGCTGGTCGCCGACAGCTTCGCCGCCATGTTCGGCTCGCTGATCGGCACCTCGACCACCACCAGCTACATCGAGAGCACGGCCGGCGTGGCGGCGGGCGGCCGCACCGGGCTGACCGCGGCGGTGGTGGCGGTGCTGTTCCTGCTGGCGCTGTTCTTCGCCCCGCTCGCCGGCATGATTCCCGCCTATGCCTCGGCGGCGGCGCTGCTCTATGTCGCCTGCCTGATGACCCGCGGCCTCGCCGAGATCGCCTGGGACGACGCCACCGAATATGCCCCGGCGGTGGTGGCGGCCATCACCATGCCGCTCACCTATTCCATCGCCACCGGCATCGGCCTGGGCTTCATCACCTTCGTCGCCTGCAAGCTCGCCGCCGGCCGGTTCCGCGAGGTCAACATCGCTGCCATCCTGCTCGCGCTGGTGTTCGTGGTGAAGTTCGCGGTGCCGTGA
- a CDS encoding AAA family ATPase, whose product MAEGVRQGAAMSALPPFVADAPPIGGPKASVPHCDFADRIDQVARRLLGDPNPRHSSRDEWRYGTNGSLSVKVGGEHRGTWRDHETGTGGGVLDLIVRERGGDRKDAVEWLKAEFSDIAGRSEPAGERRIAAVYGYTDEAGELLFEVVRYAPQKDFRQRRPDGRGGHVWNLKDTRIVPYRLPETLEALALGKTVAIVEGEKDADRLAKLGIPATCNPGGAGKWRDEFGALFDGADVIILPDNDDAGRDHAERVAKSLASHAARIRVVELPDLPRKGDVSDFLNRGGTVEALLDIVEHAPPWRPKAVTRFPSIRYGDEDSAPPLRWLVKGLLPEAGLSTVYGPPGTSKTFVALDLALHVAHGRDWFERRTEPGGVLYVSGEGASGMLLRMKAWRQEKGDGTRAPFVPVPSSVNLYDEEGDVDVLIDDVKAHGAALGVPVRLIVLDTLSRMIGSGDEDKARDINMVVQRAEHVQRETGAHVLIVHHSGKDRDRGMRGSNALLGAVDASIEVSRHEESGICEGKIAKVKDGTAVAPFRYTLRQSVLGTDEDGEDITSCVVEPTDASPGESKGKRPLSATEKIALDALDEALLADGVASPTALVPQGYRAVHIETWRSHAYRRGIAEGTEEAKKKAFQRVRQSLQAKRIVGIDGDWAWRA is encoded by the coding sequence TTGGCCGAGGGAGTTCGTCAGGGGGCGGCGATGAGCGCGCTCCCTCCATTCGTCGCCGATGCGCCGCCGATCGGCGGGCCGAAGGCTTCCGTACCGCACTGCGACTTCGCAGACCGCATCGATCAGGTCGCCCGGCGGCTGCTGGGCGATCCGAACCCGCGCCACTCGTCGCGGGATGAGTGGCGCTACGGCACCAACGGCAGCCTGTCGGTGAAGGTCGGGGGCGAGCATAGGGGGACATGGCGCGATCACGAGACCGGCACCGGCGGCGGCGTGCTCGACCTGATCGTGCGCGAGCGCGGCGGCGACCGGAAGGACGCGGTCGAATGGCTCAAGGCCGAATTCAGCGACATTGCCGGCCGCTCCGAGCCGGCCGGCGAACGGCGCATCGCCGCCGTCTACGGCTACACCGACGAAGCCGGCGAACTGCTGTTCGAGGTGGTGCGCTATGCGCCGCAGAAGGACTTCCGGCAGCGGCGGCCCGATGGCCGCGGCGGGCACGTCTGGAATCTCAAGGACACCCGCATTGTCCCGTACCGCCTGCCGGAAACCCTGGAGGCGCTGGCACTGGGCAAGACGGTGGCCATCGTCGAGGGCGAGAAGGACGCCGACCGCCTCGCGAAGCTCGGCATCCCCGCGACGTGCAATCCGGGCGGCGCCGGCAAGTGGCGTGACGAGTTCGGGGCGCTCTTCGACGGCGCCGACGTTATCATTCTGCCGGACAACGACGATGCCGGCCGGGACCATGCCGAGCGCGTCGCCAAGTCCCTTGCATCGCACGCGGCCCGCATCCGCGTCGTCGAGCTGCCGGACCTGCCGCGCAAGGGCGACGTGTCCGACTTTCTGAACCGCGGCGGGACCGTCGAGGCCTTGCTCGACATCGTCGAGCACGCGCCCCCGTGGCGGCCCAAGGCCGTCACCCGGTTTCCGTCGATCCGCTACGGCGATGAGGACAGCGCACCGCCTCTGCGGTGGCTGGTCAAGGGCCTGCTGCCCGAAGCCGGCCTGTCGACGGTCTACGGCCCGCCGGGCACCTCGAAGACGTTCGTCGCCCTCGACTTGGCCCTGCATGTGGCGCACGGCCGCGACTGGTTCGAGCGGCGCACCGAGCCGGGCGGCGTGCTCTATGTGAGCGGCGAGGGCGCCAGCGGCATGCTGCTGCGCATGAAGGCTTGGCGGCAGGAGAAGGGCGACGGCACGCGTGCGCCGTTCGTCCCGGTCCCGTCGTCGGTGAACCTCTACGACGAAGAGGGCGATGTCGATGTTCTGATCGACGACGTGAAGGCACACGGCGCCGCGCTCGGCGTCCCGGTCCGCCTGATCGTGCTCGACACGCTGTCGCGGATGATCGGATCGGGCGACGAAGACAAGGCGCGCGACATCAACATGGTGGTGCAGCGCGCGGAGCACGTGCAGCGCGAGACCGGTGCCCATGTGCTGATCGTCCATCATTCCGGCAAGGATCGAGACCGCGGCATGCGCGGCTCGAATGCTCTCCTTGGCGCTGTCGATGCGTCGATCGAGGTGTCCCGGCACGAAGAGTCCGGGATCTGTGAAGGCAAGATCGCCAAGGTGAAGGACGGGACCGCCGTCGCTCCCTTTCGGTACACGCTGCGGCAATCGGTTCTCGGGACTGACGAGGACGGCGAGGACATCACCTCGTGCGTCGTCGAGCCCACGGATGCGAGCCCCGGCGAATCCAAGGGAAAACGGCCCCTCTCCGCCACCGAAAAAATCGCCCTGGACGCGCTCGACGAAGCCCTGCTGGCCGATGGCGTCGCCTCGCCGACCGCCCTCGTGCCGCAAGGCTACAGGGCCGTCCACATCGAAACGTGGCGGTCCCACGCCTACCGGCGCGGGATCGCCGAAGGGACAGAGGAGGCGAAGAAGAAGGCATTCCAGCGGGTTCGGCAGAGCCTGCAGGCCAAGCGCATCGTCGGCATCGATGGAGACTGGGCATGGCGCGCGTAG
- a CDS encoding phage tail tape measure protein translates to MGNIESSLTLRLIDRVTDPAKRMSPAFQKLERQVRHLERTAPKITTATAMLTRAGGFIGAAVGGHAAASLASSAFTRFAEIERRLNRIGITANASSAEIAASFENVKRVANTLGMPMEQVFGSFEDLIVQGKTLKEANDLLETVAKTAHASGAAADDTSKTVGAIAENMKVGAGDMKEAMDYLFQAGNLGRFEFKDMAQYLPAITAAWSNVGYTGAKGLIALGAALQVVRAKVGTAEQAATGVRDLLAKAFSNNVQKNFRKFGIDLEKVLKQGKKEGKDFLEILAEVTNKALKGDLSKIGQLWPEQDSANAVRALIMAMDDYVRLRQQIADGKGAIDAAAPRVSGDAKASLDRLSNASDAVLAAFGRLLDAGGNTSENLTALAGHITAAAEAVERFIAALRKSETDQERRARGELTPEEAAVPLYGEATPADIERRKTWVHLNARIRALQERLRTSEGRLPEEARVRIRDEIEKLQSEIAKLSNAVDHAATAADRGRTTAGVPAPGVPVPHPRPVPVHIDWSQVRNAIPSDFATPGGAPTAFGNIADELAAAISGLDVTAHVEGSITYNGTNVVKIEPSPLFDARVRSIIDEQLRGIVQRGGAAANPRTGTTGSTGVSRPETAPGAGRDGTW, encoded by the coding sequence ATGGGCAATATCGAGAGTTCCCTTACTCTGCGGCTGATCGACCGCGTCACCGACCCGGCCAAGCGCATGTCGCCCGCATTCCAGAAGCTGGAGCGCCAGGTCCGGCACCTTGAACGCACCGCGCCGAAGATCACCACGGCGACGGCGATGCTGACGCGGGCCGGCGGCTTCATCGGCGCCGCGGTCGGCGGCCATGCCGCCGCCAGCCTCGCCAGCAGCGCCTTCACGCGCTTCGCCGAGATCGAACGCCGCCTCAATCGGATCGGCATCACCGCCAATGCCTCGTCGGCCGAGATCGCCGCCTCGTTCGAGAACGTCAAAAGAGTGGCCAACACGCTCGGCATGCCGATGGAACAGGTGTTCGGCAGCTTCGAAGACCTGATCGTGCAGGGCAAGACGCTGAAGGAGGCGAACGACCTGCTGGAGACCGTTGCCAAGACCGCCCACGCCTCGGGCGCGGCGGCCGACGACACCAGCAAGACCGTCGGCGCCATCGCTGAGAACATGAAGGTCGGCGCCGGCGATATGAAAGAAGCGATGGACTACCTCTTTCAAGCCGGCAACCTCGGCCGGTTCGAGTTCAAGGACATGGCACAGTACCTGCCGGCCATCACCGCCGCCTGGAGCAATGTCGGCTATACCGGTGCCAAGGGCCTGATCGCGCTCGGCGCGGCACTGCAGGTGGTGCGCGCAAAGGTCGGCACCGCCGAGCAGGCGGCGACCGGCGTGCGCGACCTGCTGGCCAAGGCGTTCTCGAACAACGTCCAGAAGAACTTTCGGAAGTTCGGCATCGACCTGGAGAAGGTGCTGAAACAAGGCAAGAAGGAAGGAAAGGACTTCCTCGAAATACTTGCCGAGGTGACCAACAAGGCGCTCAAGGGCGACCTGTCGAAGATCGGGCAACTCTGGCCCGAGCAGGACAGCGCCAACGCCGTGCGCGCGCTGATCATGGCGATGGACGACTACGTGCGCCTGCGCCAGCAGATCGCCGACGGCAAGGGGGCGATCGACGCCGCCGCGCCGCGCGTGTCCGGCGACGCCAAGGCCTCGCTCGACCGGCTGTCGAACGCCTCCGACGCGGTGCTGGCGGCGTTCGGCCGGCTGCTCGATGCCGGCGGCAACACGAGCGAGAACCTCACCGCGCTCGCCGGCCACATCACCGCGGCGGCCGAGGCGGTCGAGCGCTTCATCGCTGCGCTGCGCAAGAGCGAAACAGACCAGGAGCGCCGGGCGCGTGGCGAGCTGACGCCGGAAGAGGCGGCAGTGCCCCTCTACGGCGAAGCGACGCCGGCAGACATCGAGCGTCGCAAGACGTGGGTGCATCTCAACGCGCGTATCAGGGCACTCCAGGAACGCCTGCGCACCTCGGAAGGCCGCCTGCCGGAGGAGGCGCGCGTGCGCATCCGCGACGAAATCGAGAAGCTGCAGAGCGAGATCGCCAAACTGTCGAACGCGGTCGATCACGCCGCCACCGCGGCCGATCGCGGCCGTACCACCGCCGGGGTCCCGGCTCCCGGGGTGCCGGTGCCGCACCCGCGGCCAGTGCCGGTGCATATCGACTGGTCGCAGGTTCGCAATGCTATCCCTTCCGACTTTGCGACGCCCGGCGGGGCGCCAACCGCGTTTGGCAACATCGCGGACGAACTCGCCGCGGCGATCAGCGGCCTCGATGTCACCGCGCATGTCGAGGGTTCGATCACGTACAACGGCACCAACGTGGTGAAGATCGAACCCTCACCGCTGTTCGATGCGCGGGTGCGGTCGATCATCGACGAGCAGCTGCGCGGCATCGTACAGCGCGGCGGCGCCGCCGCGAATCCACGGACCGGCACTACCGGCTCGACCGGCGTGTCGCGGCCGGAGACCGCGCCCGGCGCCGGCCGCGACGGCACGTGGTGA
- a CDS encoding phage terminase large subunit family protein codes for MTDDAAQLADVFAEVVAARRRGLMLDAQLTASEWADRHRILPAGSSEPGPWRTARVPYLKDIMDALSVSSPIERVVFMKAAQTGGTEAALNAIGYWIDHAPGVILAVWPSIDMVRKNSRIRIDPLIEDTPALRRKVASPKAKDSGNTVVQKEFAGGSLNMTGANSATGLRSTPARYLVLDEVDAYPVDVGEEGDPVALAIKRTATFRGRRKILLVSTPTLAGVSRIEKEYSRSDQRRFFVPCPHCGSFQPLVWAGVTWPEGEPGRAFYVCQAPGCGGIIEEHDKPALLTAGEWRATAEGDGRTAGFHISALYSPFETWGEVATDYLVMRRDPVELKSWTNTSLGEAFEDRDTAPLSPDSLIARAEDGGELLPERALVLTCGVDTQDDRLELEVVAWGLGEECWSVAYEVIHGNTAGTEPWAALDRIIAKRFRHPRAGELAISAVAIDSGGHRTDQVMRFSAERLQRRIWAIKGRGGPGVPPWPKRPPKPRRASLAPVHIVGVDTIKATLFARLRAGGEDGAAREGPGVIHLPAERDDDWFHGLVSERAVRKYRANVARIEWVKDPGVRNEPLDCRVYSIAALHGLLAAGLDLAVASAQLAALAPQPEAPPVLAEPAPPLAPGLKVVGRSKWMAR; via the coding sequence ATGACCGACGACGCGGCCCAGCTCGCCGATGTTTTTGCGGAGGTCGTGGCGGCCCGCCGCCGCGGCCTGATGCTCGATGCCCAACTGACCGCCTCGGAATGGGCTGACCGGCACCGCATCTTGCCGGCCGGCTCCTCCGAGCCCGGGCCGTGGCGCACGGCGCGGGTGCCATACCTGAAGGACATCATGGACGCCCTGTCGGTGTCGTCGCCGATCGAGCGCGTGGTGTTCATGAAGGCGGCGCAGACCGGCGGCACCGAGGCGGCGCTGAACGCCATCGGCTATTGGATCGACCACGCTCCGGGCGTGATCCTCGCGGTGTGGCCGAGCATCGACATGGTGCGCAAGAACTCGCGCATCCGCATCGATCCGCTGATCGAAGACACCCCGGCGCTGCGCCGCAAGGTGGCCTCGCCGAAGGCCAAGGACTCCGGCAACACTGTGGTACAGAAGGAGTTCGCCGGCGGCTCGCTCAACATGACCGGCGCCAACTCCGCCACCGGCCTGCGCTCGACCCCGGCGCGCTATCTGGTGCTGGACGAGGTGGACGCCTATCCGGTCGATGTCGGCGAGGAGGGCGACCCGGTCGCGCTGGCGATCAAGCGCACCGCCACCTTCCGTGGCCGGCGCAAGATCCTGCTGGTGTCGACGCCGACGCTGGCCGGCGTCTCGCGCATCGAGAAGGAATATTCACGCTCCGATCAGCGGCGGTTCTTCGTGCCGTGCCCGCACTGCGGCAGTTTTCAGCCGCTGGTGTGGGCCGGCGTGACGTGGCCGGAGGGCGAGCCGGGCAGGGCGTTCTATGTCTGCCAGGCGCCGGGCTGCGGCGGCATCATCGAGGAGCACGACAAGCCGGCGCTGCTGACGGCCGGCGAGTGGCGCGCCACCGCCGAGGGCGACGGCCGCACCGCCGGCTTCCACATTTCCGCGCTCTACAGCCCGTTCGAGACCTGGGGCGAGGTGGCGACCGATTACCTCGTCATGCGCCGCGATCCGGTCGAGCTGAAATCCTGGACCAACACCAGCCTGGGCGAGGCGTTCGAGGATCGCGACACCGCGCCGCTGTCGCCGGATTCTTTGATCGCCCGGGCCGAGGACGGCGGCGAGCTGCTGCCCGAACGCGCTTTGGTGCTGACCTGCGGCGTCGACACGCAGGATGACCGCCTCGAACTGGAGGTGGTGGCCTGGGGGCTTGGCGAGGAATGCTGGTCCGTGGCCTATGAGGTGATCCACGGCAACACCGCCGGCACCGAACCGTGGGCCGCGCTCGACCGCATCATCGCCAAGCGATTCCGCCATCCGCGGGCCGGCGAACTGGCGATCTCGGCGGTGGCGATCGACTCCGGCGGTCACCGCACCGACCAGGTGATGCGGTTCTCGGCCGAGCGGCTGCAACGCCGGATATGGGCCATCAAGGGCCGCGGTGGGCCGGGCGTGCCGCCCTGGCCGAAACGCCCGCCGAAGCCGCGTCGCGCGTCGCTGGCGCCGGTTCACATCGTCGGCGTCGACACCATCAAGGCGACGCTGTTCGCCCGCCTGCGGGCCGGCGGCGAGGATGGCGCGGCCCGGGAAGGCCCGGGCGTCATCCACCTGCCGGCCGAGCGCGATGACGACTGGTTTCACGGGCTCGTTTCGGAGCGCGCCGTCCGCAAGTACCGCGCCAACGTCGCTCGCATCGAATGGGTGAAGGATCCCGGCGTGCGCAACGAGCCGCTGGACTGCCGGGTCTATTCGATTGCCGCGCTGCACGGGCTGCTGGCGGCCGGGCTCGACCTCGCCGTCGCGTCCGCCCAGCTTGCCGCCCTCGCGCCGCAGCCGGAGGCGCCGCCGGTGCTGGCGGAACCGGCCCCGCCGCTGGCGCCCGGGCTGAAGGTGGTCGGCCGGTCGAAGTGGATGGCGCGGTGA
- a CDS encoding helix-turn-helix domain-containing protein has translation MELKPEQSRAARGLLDWSQTQLASRSNLGESTIRDFEKGRRVPTANNLAAIRRALEEAGVEFIPENGGGPGVRLRRDRPA, from the coding sequence ATGGAACTGAAGCCGGAACAGTCGCGTGCGGCGCGAGGCTTACTCGATTGGTCGCAGACACAGCTCGCCAGCAGGTCCAACCTCGGCGAGAGCACGATTCGGGATTTCGAGAAGGGCCGCCGGGTGCCAACGGCGAACAACCTCGCCGCCATCCGCCGCGCCCTCGAAGAGGCCGGCGTCGAGTTCATTCCCGAGAACGGCGGCGGGCCGGGCGTGCGGCTGCGGAGGGATCGGCCGGCATGA
- a CDS encoding phage portal protein — protein sequence MLPAALRSPITRLGRALTAAARELSTRSGTIEAGAGGPRWHRNAILRTPAREIAARSETAGARAAAAFLNSTYGAAIVSAWVTNITMDGPTCRPKVKRKALRKKLVEDFGRWWATCDAEGRSDLGGFLARTVRSLVVNGEAFVHLEVDPDTAALRLRLWNVSQVDRSLTRDLGGGRKIVAGIESDARGRRTAYHTRENPDAPFATNYGTIRVPAEDVLHVFEPLFPGQTRGLSWMAPSLTRIAEIDKAEDSNIARLNAASLFAGFLIKPSEGAPDVLPIAPNAPSIDLEPGAFIQVPPGYGVEFSQPPSSDGAVDFIRAMVRSAAAGAGVPYELVSGDLSQVNYSSARLGLSEFRQRVTAIRRTLIVPQLLDPIWKRWLALEVLAGRLKLDMAALPEAEWVWPGWPAVDPLKEVNADVQAINARIRSRFETIAARGRDPEEVDAEIVLDTAPAAARESSK from the coding sequence ATGCTCCCCGCCGCGCTCCGTTCCCCGATCACCCGCCTCGGCCGCGCACTGACCGCTGCCGCCCGTGAGTTGTCGACCCGCTCCGGCACCATCGAGGCCGGCGCCGGCGGCCCGCGGTGGCATCGCAACGCGATCCTGCGGACCCCGGCGCGCGAGATCGCAGCGCGGTCGGAGACGGCCGGGGCGAGGGCGGCGGCAGCCTTTCTGAACAGCACCTACGGCGCGGCGATCGTCAGCGCATGGGTGACCAACATCACCATGGACGGCCCGACCTGCCGGCCGAAGGTGAAGCGCAAAGCCCTGCGCAAGAAGCTGGTCGAGGACTTCGGTCGGTGGTGGGCGACCTGCGACGCCGAGGGGCGTTCGGACCTCGGCGGCTTTCTTGCCCGCACTGTCCGCTCGCTCGTGGTGAACGGCGAAGCGTTCGTTCACCTCGAAGTCGACCCCGACACAGCCGCGCTGCGGCTACGCCTCTGGAACGTCAGCCAGGTCGACCGGTCGCTGACCCGCGATCTCGGCGGTGGGCGCAAGATCGTCGCCGGGATCGAATCCGACGCCCGCGGCCGGCGGACGGCCTACCATACGCGCGAGAATCCAGACGCGCCGTTCGCGACCAATTACGGCACCATCCGGGTGCCGGCCGAGGATGTGCTGCACGTTTTCGAGCCGCTTTTCCCCGGACAGACGAGGGGCTTGTCCTGGATGGCGCCGTCGCTGACCCGGATTGCCGAGATCGACAAAGCCGAAGACTCCAACATCGCGCGGCTCAACGCCGCAAGTTTGTTTGCTGGATTTTTGATAAAGCCCAGCGAGGGGGCGCCGGACGTGCTGCCGATTGCACCCAACGCGCCGTCGATCGACCTGGAGCCGGGAGCGTTCATTCAGGTGCCGCCGGGCTACGGCGTCGAGTTTTCGCAGCCGCCCAGCAGCGACGGCGCGGTCGACTTCATCCGCGCGATGGTCCGCTCGGCGGCGGCCGGCGCCGGCGTGCCCTACGAGCTGGTGAGCGGCGACCTTTCACAGGTGAACTACAGCTCGGCCCGCCTCGGCCTTTCGGAATTCCGACAGCGCGTCACGGCGATCCGCCGCACGCTGATCGTGCCGCAGCTCCTCGACCCGATCTGGAAGCGGTGGCTGGCGCTGGAGGTGCTGGCCGGGCGGCTCAAGCTCGACATGGCCGCGCTGCCCGAGGCCGAATGGGTGTGGCCCGGCTGGCCCGCGGTCGATCCGCTGAAAGAAGTGAACGCGGATGTGCAGGCGATCAACGCCCGCATCCGCAGCCGCTTCGAGACGATCGCCGCCCGCGGTCGCGATCCGGAAGAGGTCGACGCCGAGATCGTGCTCGACACGGCCCCGGCCGCTGCAAGGGAGTCTTCAAAATGA
- a CDS encoding prohead protease/major capsid protein fusion protein yields MPPAETETLITRRAPAPVAPSTFSWERRTVEVVVATGAPIASWDWEGPCDEVLSLAQTWPERVHVIDNHRRDSVADVLGHASNFHVVGNELRATVKLSAHNPKAEQLARELNDGNPFGISVGARVRAADWKTTADPKTGRRTRTAVKWELVEVSFAPFPADPNAMTRSNSMPETEVQTQPTETPVVTSPPTAPETQRAADPAPVNRAQANAEIRTLGRTLGLGQPWVDAQIDRSATAEQARAAALDELQRRSAAGTVPTSPVVTFGVDYTDPAIRVRAAGEALYSRINRSHNLSEPARRYAEMSMPDLARECCRAAGVPLAGLSTASIVTRALHTTSDFALILGDTVGRTLRDSYQAVPSALKRLGRQQNATDFRARHRIQFGGNLLLERVNESGEVKSGTLAEAKESYRLETFAKMFGISRQALANDNLGAFADMPRRLGQLTAATEAKLLADLLTEGSGLGPVMADGKRLFHTDHGNLASAGTVIDVGTLGAARLAMRAQVGLAGELVSVTPKYLVVSPAKETEGEKVLAAISPAAVDDVNPFSGKLELIVEPRLTGNRWYLAASPAEIDGLEWAYLSGEEGPQVETRAGFEVEGVQMKVRLDFGAGFVDHRSWYSNPGA; encoded by the coding sequence ATGCCGCCCGCTGAAACCGAAACGCTGATCACCCGCCGCGCGCCGGCTCCGGTGGCGCCGAGCACCTTCAGCTGGGAGCGCCGCACCGTCGAGGTGGTGGTCGCGACCGGTGCGCCCATCGCCAGTTGGGATTGGGAGGGGCCGTGCGATGAGGTGCTGTCGCTGGCCCAGACCTGGCCGGAGCGCGTCCACGTCATCGACAATCACCGCCGGGACAGCGTCGCCGACGTCCTCGGCCACGCCTCGAATTTTCACGTCGTCGGCAATGAGCTGCGCGCGACGGTGAAGCTGTCCGCCCACAATCCCAAGGCCGAACAGCTGGCGCGTGAGCTCAACGACGGCAACCCTTTCGGAATCTCAGTCGGCGCACGGGTGCGGGCCGCCGATTGGAAAACAACGGCCGACCCGAAGACGGGCCGCCGTACCCGCACTGCCGTGAAGTGGGAGCTGGTTGAGGTCTCCTTCGCGCCGTTCCCCGCCGACCCGAATGCCATGACCAGGAGCAATTCAATGCCTGAGACCGAAGTCCAGACCCAACCCACTGAAACCCCCGTCGTGACCTCGCCGCCGACGGCACCGGAGACCCAGCGTGCCGCCGACCCGGCCCCGGTCAACCGCGCGCAGGCGAATGCCGAGATCCGCACGCTCGGCCGCACCCTGGGCCTGGGCCAGCCGTGGGTCGACGCCCAGATCGACCGCAGTGCCACCGCCGAACAGGCCCGCGCTGCGGCGCTGGACGAGCTGCAGCGCCGCAGCGCCGCCGGCACCGTGCCGACCTCGCCGGTGGTGACCTTTGGCGTCGACTACACCGACCCGGCGATTCGCGTGCGCGCCGCCGGCGAGGCGCTGTATTCGCGGATCAACCGGTCGCACAACCTCTCGGAGCCTGCCCGGCGTTACGCCGAGATGAGCATGCCGGACCTTGCGCGCGAGTGCTGCCGGGCGGCCGGCGTGCCGCTCGCCGGGCTGTCGACCGCCAGCATCGTCACGCGCGCGTTGCATACCACGAGCGATTTCGCGCTCATCCTCGGCGACACGGTCGGCCGCACGCTGCGCGATTCCTATCAGGCGGTGCCGTCGGCGTTGAAGCGGCTCGGCCGGCAGCAGAATGCGACGGACTTCCGCGCCCGCCACCGCATCCAATTCGGCGGCAACCTGCTGCTGGAGCGGGTGAACGAGTCCGGCGAGGTGAAGTCCGGCACGCTGGCCGAGGCGAAGGAATCGTACCGGCTCGAAACCTTCGCCAAGATGTTCGGCATCTCGCGCCAGGCGCTGGCGAATGACAATCTCGGCGCCTTCGCCGATATGCCGCGCCGGCTCGGCCAGCTCACCGCGGCGACCGAGGCGAAGCTCTTGGCCGACCTGCTGACCGAGGGCAGCGGCCTCGGCCCGGTGATGGCCGATGGCAAGCGGCTGTTCCACACCGACCATGGCAACCTCGCGAGCGCCGGCACGGTGATCGACGTCGGCACGCTCGGCGCGGCCCGGCTGGCGATGCGGGCGCAGGTCGGCCTCGCTGGCGAGCTGGTCAGCGTCACCCCGAAGTATCTGGTGGTGTCGCCGGCCAAGGAAACCGAGGGCGAGAAAGTGCTCGCCGCCATCAGCCCGGCCGCGGTTGACGACGTAAATCCCTTCAGCGGCAAGCTGGAGCTGATCGTCGAGCCGCGGCTCACCGGCAATCGTTGGTACCTCGCGGCATCGCCGGCCGAGATCGACGGGCTCGAATGGGCGTATCTCTCCGGCGAAGAAGGGCCGCAGGTCGAGACCCGGGCCGGCTTCGAGGTCGAGGGCGTTCAGATGAAGGTCAGACTCGATTTCGGCGCCGGCTTTGTCGACCACCGCTCCTGGTATTCGAACCCCGGAGCGTGA
- a CDS encoding phage head-tail joining protein, with protein sequence MADLEALRQRLADLREAHASGAKRVKTATNGVVEEVEFQTTSDLERAIANVEAQIAAAEGRPAGKIVHLRNTRGWS encoded by the coding sequence ATGGCGGACCTGGAGGCGCTTCGCCAGCGGCTTGCCGACCTGAGGGAGGCGCATGCCTCCGGCGCCAAGCGGGTCAAGACCGCGACGAACGGTGTGGTCGAGGAGGTCGAGTTCCAGACGACCTCAGACCTCGAACGCGCCATTGCCAACGTCGAGGCCCAGATCGCCGCCGCCGAGGGTCGCCCAGCCGGCAAAATTGTTCACCTGCGCAATACACGCGGGTGGTCCTGA